actgtctttgtaaccttgtttaaacttagatctagataagatctagatctacatcagtggttcccaaacttttttttccactcGTAAACCCCTTATGGCCTATGTTTTCCAGTTTTCGGTTTACCCCTTAGATGGctagattctatatagatctagatcatctatagttccatggttcatCTTTGGAAATCACCTATATCTAGTTATGTAAGTTTAATCatggaactagatctataatcaatAAGTAAGATTTGCGTTTTCAATACATTTATAGTGACTACATTGTACAAAATCTCACCTATCTTATAAATTGCTGACGTTTTCAAATCagaaatatttgtgtgttttttttttatagatttaattagatcAAAGTCCTGTGCGTATTTCTGTGTAAATCTAGTCGAGCATTTTAACAAGAGACTTaagctctgctaagtcgtttgttttcctggctgatttaccTTACATATTCCTTGCTCTAATAATACTTACTCTAATGGCAGTagggaaggagcacttgtaagaatttgttctagcatatagaataagaaatataCCTTTGTATTTTTCTGAATATTTCAATAGGCTGGGCTTTTATATTTGTAGGTTAGGGGCCTATATttgtctccttctgtctcggaaaaCAATGAATGCACCCAGACCTGACGATTCACTAGTTTTGGTTTTGTcttgaaaaaagggggggggggcagaatctggagtgactagtcaattctggagcggcagagtttgccacagttcatgCATGTATGGTGCAGTGCATTTGCTTAAGGGCTAGCTGATAAAGCagctttccttttctttttcttgactAAGGCAGCTACGTTTCGTTTGCTCTCGGCAAGGCTCGTATCAgcatgcacagtctgtctccatgctttACGGTCTTAGGCTATCTCATACCAAACACTTTCGTTGATgcctgtggttctcatgtctcgcttgcagacatctcggtaggttagtcttgggtaGACCTTGGGTCAGACTCCCTCCGCAAGCTGAACATttaggatgtctttagggattcttccatctggcatgtcTGAGGCAGTGTCAAAAGAGCATAGAATCTGTGCATATTAGCCAGTTTCAAAACGCCATGTTTGGAGACATGATCCCTCTAGaagatgcacattatgcgtcgcTGGCAGCGTAAGTGAAAGCTATTTAATCTTTCCCCATGAcgcatgtatgttgaccagctctcactaccataaagaagagtgctcacaacagaggcattgtagactaggattttggttgccGTAGTCAATTTtgcattttcccagacgcgcttggagagttttgccaattcTGCCAaagcctttcctattctttttgtcagttcagtgtctaaatctaggttgctgCCGATTGTTGATCCCAAGTAAGTGAATTACTACACCACAGTAAGCGTGTGATTTCCAAAATGTATCGCAGGTATTTCTGCTATGTCTtttgccaggatttcggtcttgagGAGGCTTATTGCACGGCTAAACTTTTGACTAGCAGCTGCCAAAGCATTCACTTGCTTTTGTAATCCTTCTTGTGAATGAGATATGAGTGCCACATCATTGGCGAACAGCAGTTCCCTAATCAAGATTTGCCGTCTATTCGTATTGGCTTAAGATGTGTCAGGTTAAATAGCTTTCCATCagatctactgtggatatatgctccatcttccagggatttaaaagcgctGGTGAGTACAACTGAAGATGCCGAATAGTGTTGGCTTCAGAatacatccttgttttactctGATGGAGATGGCATAGAGGCGGAACTGTTAAACTGTACAGTGCCCTTCATATTCTCATGAAAAATTGACACTAGTTTCCGTAGCTTGTTTGGACTGCCGATTCTCTCTTATacggccaaaaaaaaaaaaaaggttctgctaacaaggtcaaatcAATAGAAACTATAAAGAGTgactgcttttgttctctgctcttctcctacAGCTGCCGCAGGGAGAAAATCATATTTTTGTGTGGATGACCCCACCCTAAAGACGCACTGCGATTCTGGATGAACTCATATTCCGCCAAGATCTGCAGCCGCTTCAGAATTACTCTAGCATAAGCCTTTTCAACTATGCCAAAAAGTGAAATGTCTCTATAGCTGTTACAATCGGAGAAGTCACCTTCATTTTTATGAATTGTTACGATGAATCCTTCAATTCTtaggggaccattccttgttcccagcacaagcttagcagttgtTGGTTTTGGTTCCGTgttgtataggcctataatactattaattattgttactaTACTTTTATTGAAGTCTTCTAAAAGAAAGGAATCTTACAAGCCTCTTATTACAAATTGTATTCTTTAATTATTCAACAAGTTAGCTCTAGACCAAAAACGCAGATTTACTATTCTCTGTATGAGTTTTTATGCAATCTAGTTCTAAGCCACAATTACTACTTTAAAGATAGCtggggtttttaaaataaatatcttaaataaaataaacacaacaaaaacaacaatagaagaatattatttaaatttatgacCAAAATAACATATATATGACAGAAAACGAAAACAAtgtatatttcttttcattcatAATAAACagtatttatttcataaaaacaaGCAGGTGATGTCTCAGTTATTTTATGATTCAGATGCTTTACAAATTTGACAGTGTTTTTATCTCTGTACACCAGAGCTAGTGAGTTGCCTGAAGGAAACACTGACAACAACtggagaaacaaaaaatgtgcacAAAAGGTTAAACAATAGTTGTACTACTAAAATGTTGATTGTTTTGTGTTGTAAGATACAGATTTAGAATAAAATAACTGGATATTTCTTATATTAAGGTTCCATGGAGATTATAGTTGCTGTATTTTAAATTACTGAAACTAGAAGATGTTTGGAATCGCAAATTACAATGTTTTCATGAagtactttattatttttttgtttactttactaACTCTTCATAATTAAGAATGGTGCTgacaaaatgagaaaaaaaaacaaatgataaggaatttttcaaatcaaataggcctacactattgtatttttctttttttttttggctctactatttagttttctttccattttaaattttcagatattttattttctctaaAGAACTTTTTCAAATgcctaattttcttttattaatcagTTTCCTTGCTGTTGCTAAAgctacaaaatgaaaaaaaaatatgtgtatatGTCAGCACTATCCCTgaacatatattttttctttcaaaccAGAAGTGCCACTTTCTTTTCTCACCTCTTCATCCTCTCCTTTAGCTATGTAGGATGTATACCCTCCACAATCACTGTCCCAGTCTGAAACAAAGGCAATGTAAACATTAGCTCAAAATAGTGTCAGTTTAATTCACTACATTAAACAAAGTCACCAATGCAAAGTCTTAAGAATAATGGTTAGGTCAATTTAGGTGAGTCAAGATTCACAGAAAGGCAAGGTGGACACTTTAGAAatccatgttaaaaaaaaaagtgttaattttCTATTCAGTTCTTGTTACAACATGTCACAAAGAAATTTGGACTGAAATATTTCACGACAATAACTGACAATAGAAGAaagaaacttaatttttaaaaacttagagACCTATGTAAAATggccaaacatttttttttattcaaattaagaGCTATAAGCTTAGAAGAGAAGCAAAGCTCTAACCTCCCAGCCGAAATTTAAAGTCAAGAATATACGACACTCATGAGTCTACccattgggtacctgacattagctgagTAAACTTAAGAAGGACGCTAAGTGTGTGGGCCACTTTTGTTAAATCTCTTCACATAATAACACTGGGTCTCAAAaggcaaagaatttttttttttcttgatggtTTTACATAGCCCATATTGTTTACAAAATTAGTGTGTAGATAGGCTCAAGAACTAAAACCAGGGTTTCCCCAGATCCAAGTAAAAATACTTCTATACTAGAATTCAAACCTGGGAATAACTCAAAGGAAAAAAGTGTACCCAGATATAGTGTTGCTGAGTTTACCTTTCTCGCAGCCAATATATAAAATAGTATCCAAAGCAAAGTCAGTCATGTCTGGGTCAGTATCGTGAGCCAGAGTGTAGCATCCATGCTGCCATCTACGTACTTCACTCTTACACCGGGGATTAGAGGCCTCGGATgctagaaaatacattttagtagATTAATATCTTCACATAAAAtgaaaaactttaaatttacataatatatacaaaatatataaataacaatacagatattaaaaaaatagaaatatttttaccaattgtttcatgcttttagctttctcaatgtgctatgaaagagggggaggggtagagagaaagaaaggaatatcTGGGTGGGTGAAGGTTATCATGATCGCTTTttcaatgcatttaaaaaaaaaagttgtacaatttgaattcgaactcaagggCTCAGGCctcctaattctctacacaaagtataaaggggactaattcaacttataccaaaaaatatgtcaagtacaatttcttccacttgttcgataccaaaaaactaattaattatcaatagctaagtaactaattggtttatttattttattgattcttgtgttgccagatacaagaaataatagtgcaaaatttcaacttgatccaagattgggtgtgggagaaataacctatatattactttttaccaaagtgagttgatgtaagctttgtaaaaatatgttaaataagGTGTAGTTGTGTAACAGAATGCAAAACCAAGTGGTAAAGAGTGAACAAGTCCTTAAGTCCCTAAATGAGCTCATTTGGCTAAGTTACACTTGTCAACTATCAGTTAAGATTGAATTTTACCTAGCTACCTAacacctataaaaaaaaaaattaattgagcTGGTTTTATCTCAAATCCAACTCCAGCATGGGATACAATGCCAAATTATATAAAAGACATGAGATAAAGGAATAATTGATTGCAAGCAAGCCCAGAGCCATCCACTAAAATTGAATGGGATGAGGGTTGATGTACTAAGCAGACTTTGTAACTGTACTTCAAGGCTCTTAAGAATTGACAATAGGAACATAAAGTCAACTAGTTATGTGAAGACAATGTTAACTAAAGCTACTTGTGTTACTGCTTGATGTTGATGAGCTTGGCTCAGTTTCATCCGAATCTGTTGGAGCCAGAGGATGCAGTTTGAGGCCTGTCAAACTGGACATCACAAGGAATGTAGCATCTGACTGCATAACCTGAAGGAACTCAGACACTATTGGTGGAAGGCTACTTTTATCTGCTCCAAAATAATGCCTGTTAAAtgtatagataaaaaaaaaatttcactaaACAATTTACTAAACTTATTAAAACTTACTTAAACTTTACTAAACAGATCTAATCAATTTTAAAGAGATATTTCAAgaagtaaaaacattattttaaagtatttctatatatttcatcAATACTGATGAAAAATTCAATGAATTAGGAAACAATCTTTAAATTATAAAGCCTCAATATTACTTTACCTTTTATTAGCAGGTCCTAAAGTAGACCAATTTACTTTGTGATCTTTCAGGGCAGCCTCAAGACTTTTGTATTTACCTTTCTagaacacacaaaacaaaaacaaaatctaatatatattattgaatgTAATGtatatgtaggtatgtatgtccTGTATAGAAATTAAAAGCATTCGACCAATCTAAACAAAACTTTGACCAATCTAAACAAAACTTTGCATAAATAATCATAGTATATCTTTAATGCTGCTTCCCCAACTGGGGGGccttagaaatgaaaaaaaaaaaacccacaaaacatttaaacaaatcagcagttttcacagtattttatatctgatatgaatatgtcggctaAATAGgcaaacccattttcacactactattatttacattgtaaaataaaattgtgaagGGAAAATTTGCCATTTTTGACaaagatctaaatccaatccactagatcagtaataACTAAATTCCATCCCGCAGGTCACAGGTCATATCCAGCAGGTATTAATATATTTGTCAGTATCATGTTAATAATGGTTTACGTGTCAATTGGGtatcaaaatgaagtttattCCTCTGGTGTAAAAGCTAGTTCAGAATCCTCATTTGATCACTAAGTGAAACAAAGAAATAGTATTTGTATGAGCTTGtcctaaaaaataaaaccatatGTTTATTAGTTTATGAGAATGAGTTTATCCTTTATTATGAAGGAGGCATTTCAAACTTTTGGAAATGTTTATAGGCTTTGAGAGTATATCCTACACTAATAACGCACAGAGTCCAAAGATGAAAGATGAGCACAGTATTTCAAGTCTGCCTAGTCATGTGGTTAatgctctggactgttgtctcaATGACTCCAGGTTTGAACCCTGTCTGAGGCCATTTCCAGCAACCTGCTGGAGGTTGCtgctagaatgtaataatcttacattctgaaggaacataagaaacatgaaaaaataaaaacaagctatGCAGACCCAATATTGACCTGCATATTTGGTTACATATGTCATAGACATAGCTGTaacatatctattttttttttcttgttaattacatttttcagGTTGTGTTGCTGCTGGTACATTACCTGAATGAAATCTTGAAGCTCAATCTCAGAGTCCTCTTCAAATTTGTTCCTTATATCAGCCTGAACCTCAGGGTCTAAGTACAGTGGGTTGAACCAAGAGTAAAATATTTCTTCCTGAAGAcaagataaaacaaataaataaaaagaacacaGAGCAAGCATACACAATGGACATCAATTAAAAGTATGCAAAGGTATAAAGAATGGCATTCAAGTTGGTCAGGTGAATCTTATCTATTAACAATAATGgagatcaaagtttttgtttacattgtttaaattaaaaagtgttttgagttgtttatttttaaaatgttgtgattcatttttgtaaatatttaatactgAAACCTAACAAggtattttttaatatgttaCTCTGAAACCACAGGTACAACTTAACttaaaactttaatttaattactcatttttacatttaaaatgaacaaaaaaattttaaacccTCAAGTAACTTACTCCAGAATATAAATTTGTAGTTCTCAAAATGCAATGTGACTTCATTGAACAGAGAAGCAGGCTAATGTATAatcagtgatttttttttttgatagcttAAAAGTGGAATGCACCGCTTAAGCAtaacatgtatttttttattttttttttgcatatagtattatttttttctatatgaaGTTAAACTGTTAAACTCACATCAATATTCCCAAATGGCAAGGCTGGCTCTAGGACTTCCACATAAGGTAATGGTCTGGGTAGTGGCGCACCATGAAACCAGCCACTAATAGAGAGTCTAGTCGTCGTCTTAGACAACACCTCAGACACCTGCAATACAGAGGAGAAATACATCTTTTGAGAAGCtgattataaacattttacttttctCCTCTAAATGTCAACTCTCAAACTTCAAGGTTATGCAGATTTTTCCATTCATCACAACTAATCTTCAGAggtactaaataaaaaaaagcatatcaCCTAGTAAGAGTCAAATAGAAattctaaataattaaataatatagtAAAAGAAAACATGTACAATGAAACACTGCAAATTTAATAAAGTTAAAACTGATTGgattcaaataaaatttaacaatGATTGGATTCTAATTAGTAATATTTTCTTGTGTAATGCATGAATGTAGGAGGCGCGTTGGCCAAGCAGTAAAGCACTCGGCCTCTGAATCAGaagtcccaggtttgaatcctggtgaagactggaattttaattttgggattttttgggcacctctaagtccacccagctctaatgggtacctgacattagttggggaaaagtaaagatgatTGGTCCTTGTGctaaccacatgacaccctcaaaaaaaacgtaggccacagaatctacctttacttcatctgccctatcAAAGCaggccgttttggcgcgaaagtcgttttggcgcgagccgttttggcgcaaaatacattatgtacgtttattgtattatttcttttaaaagaattattcatatctatgttttgcatgagtgtttgtgttaagacatattttttaacttattaatgtaaatgtgtgtttgtttttcacataattttctttaataaacattttggcttgtgtatgtgtgtttattaagaggcacacttttattttcaaaaaagtttttttaagatactacgttaaaattaaaaacaaaaatcgcgcgagagaggggaggggtggaggaaagagtatatacaaggagtgaaatgtgagcagaagagaggggccaggataggtgtcacatgtaatgaccattcccaaggagatgatcgccagacgcatgacgccaacgaccagtgctcggtgctggtcttgtcttcatttgtttaactctacctgcgtcacccctacccaatttctcaaaatatatcttttcacgttagagtttgtactgaccacattacgtgtctttatctttactatgtgtggagttattgtcatcattcagcgtaatagagctttagatgctaacatggtttttgttatattaaagtgtgacacttagctagttcgtatattacactaatgtcaaataaaaaaaaatcttttggaaagaaatccaaaaatgtcatccagtgcgattagcagaactcacaaatagcatgtcattaccattcagaaatctgacttattatagacctatattcatgaaataagcaaaacctttataattaaaaaaaaaaaaattcgctgaacggtgttagaattcatactatacatacaatattatggtagagtgaaataaacattgttataaaagctacgtgcttattaaattatcgtcaaatgatatctcgcgccaaaatgtcccgtcgccaaaaaggctcgcgccaaaacgtcccgtcgccaaaacgtcacgtaccgtgcCTTATAgacgacaaggtctgaaaggggaattttactttacttataaTGTATGAATGTACATTCACTGGTGATTACACTCAGGTGACAGCAAATGGGCCAATCAATGACCATGCATGGGTATCAAAGAATGATCTCTTTAGTCCCATtgagaagttgcaaagagaAGTAAGTACTTGATAAGGTGTAAAatgccagagagagagagacttttACTGacactagatctattaaattttATGTTTACATTGTAGAAAAGACTACCAAAGAGGGATGGGGGGAATAGAGAGAGTTTGCACCACAACATTTATACTCTCAGCATTTTGTAGATGAAAAATAGTGATGTCAGTCAGTGCATACACAGTACTAACAGAATGTATTGGATGAAATCAAATCAACTCATACACAGTTTGTTTAACAGAAAATGTGAAACAAGATCTTTCAATCAACTCTACCTGATGGAAAGATTTCTCAGATACTTCAAAGAACAGAAAATTATTTCTGACAGGAACTATGGACTTGATAATAGCTCCAGGCTGTCCAAACTCtgtaatttaatataaatatattttatttccattactgcattgtgtgaaaaaaaaattactagtaactagatttcaaacaattattttcttttcttaacaaATAAGTTGCAATGTTatagccataaaaaaaaagggttttctCCCTTAAATTCAGATTCAAAAGCAGGTAATGTATTCTTAACAAGGCTGCTAGTTTTGGAAAGTGCTGTGCGGTTATCAATATGccaaataattaaaacttttcctggtatctggtACAATACTCATTAAAACTGAGAAGATTTAGGAATAAAATTATTGtgatacaaaacaacaaattatcTAAACTCTGCCTCTCAGTCATTATTTCACATATTTAGCCAATCAATATTTTCTATtgagaaaaaaacacattgatttttgtttaaacagcCAGTTGTCAAAAAGATAATACATGAGAATCTAATATGGAAAAAATTGTACAAAAGCATGTAGTCTACCATCTGTGCTAAACAAATCCAATGTTCCTCCATCTGATTTCTGCCAAGTCTCAGGAACAAGGTAGTAAATAAACGCTACTCTGCGTGCTTCTAGTTCATCATCATGACAAAGCAAAACATCTGGAATCATggtttaataaaaaatgaaaaaaaaaatcaagattttATGAATTTTATGAAACAGAGAAATAAAGTTATAAAAGAATGAGCTACCGTCAGTTTGCAgtgtggtgtgaatgtggaatgatgTGAATGCACGTTGAAACAGGATGCAAGAATTGAAAAAGAAGGAATGAACACAAAGAAACTATAGTAACATTGCATTCCAGAAACATGATTCAAATACCTATAAAAGTACTAATTCAGATGTGTGTGTTATTTTAACAATTAGAGTCtctaaaaatctaaaatctctaaaaCGAATGATTAGCCAAATTTATTTGTCTTCATTTTTAGGGCTTCTGTAGCATGTTGCGTCTCAAGAGACTTATCTTTTCCCTTTACAACTTCTCAAGGGACTATATAATGAAAATTCATCCATCAAAGcacatgtttgttttgtttgtttgaaaatgtattaacaagtctgtatatatttgtattagGCAATGCTCTGCTCTATACTTATCAACATTGTTTTGAATAATAAATTTCAAATGGAGACCCAAATTAACCAatattaatttgtttctttgatCTCACAGGCaagataacacacacacacacacaaaggatACATattacaggttttttttttaatttcactgaattgttttaattatatttaataataataaatatatgtatatactgtcaTGTTTAATTTTAACAGGGTAGACCTACACAAGATCTCAAAAAGCAAATACagtttgaaaacattttctgatctggatcacaaataaaaaaaagatttttaaaaaatgtaaatcacCTTTGTATTTATACTGTGAACAGAACAAATCAATTTTGTCATTGAGCACTATCCCAGTCACTTCTGAAACAAACTGTTTCACAGACATACACAATGACCTAAAACACACAAAGTTATTATAGTGACAAACTGATGGAAGAAAAAACAAGGAAAGtaactattattaaaattaaactacATCCTTTAAGTATGTATGTCTATGAAGCATAGTGTATGAGCTGTAGTGAGCAAAATGTACGCCCAGAGCAAGGTAcattttagccccccccccctcccccctttccatgaacatcacatcaCAGAAATATAGGTTGCGTGTGGCTCCCCCTGAGGGTGGCGCCCAGGACATCATGCCCCCTTTGCCCCTCTCATTAAGCCTCTGGTATGAAGGGGTAGTGAGGAAAGTATTACTGAGCTGGTGATCAAACTATATGCATAGTGCACTTCTACATACAATTTACTAATACTTGTGGTTGTGGTTGGTGGTAAATGGATCATAGACTCGCTTTACCTCTGTCATCCCAGTCAGCACTTCCACAAGTGTTATTATGACCAGTGCAATCCATTTCAGTTTCAGCTTAACTTAGTGTCTCACCCAAATTCATTAACAGATGCTGTcttcctgttgtttttttttttgtctgcctctttattTCCCCCCTGATCTTCTACTGTGACTATACCACTAAAGTTAACATTGTTTACATTGGTAACTAAAGAATGAGGCCCCATCGACCTTTCATACGAACGATAAACTATAAAGTATGCATGGATATATTAATTTATCTCTCTATTgattcaagtttgtttttttttaaactaagtgCAAAGAACATAATTAAAAATTCCCAGACaaagcaggaaaaaaaaaaaaaaaaatgaaaacgcAAAGCCACAACATGTAACCTTTTCCCAACTGTTAATCACATTAGAGAGGATTTTTTTTGGTgacataaattaattttatcaaCCAAGtatgttttaaatttactaaCAATTAGAATGTTCTTACCTGAATGTTGCAATAGTTGGATCAGGACTATCATTAAGTTCAACACTCTACGGTGAATACAAGGAGAGAAACAATAAGTTAGAGCCTGTG
The DNA window shown above is from Biomphalaria glabrata chromosome 5, xgBioGlab47.1, whole genome shotgun sequence and carries:
- the LOC106064408 gene encoding prolyl 3-hydroxylase OGFOD1-like isoform X2 translates to MNKTHTQIGTGKGDEDSEPNSKIAKLDCSLSTLSSNLDCQIADEPCSKTKSNSLNNLLNTGFLNDGLMSKLHKDFVSGTDHVNDSFGITLSCVPYRHCLIPDFIIDKEYIQTLQSVLLDLPMKRKNNDLYTFLQSVELNDSPDPTIATFRSLCMSVKQFVSEVTGIVLNDKIDLFCSQYKYKDVLLCHDDELEARRVAFIYYLVPETWQKSDGGTLDLFSTDEFGQPGAIIKSIVPVRNNFLFFEVSEKSFHQVSEVLSKTTTRLSISGWFHGAPLPRPLPYVEVLEPALPFGNIDEEIFYSWFNPLYLDPEVQADIRNKFEEDSEIELQDFIQKGKYKSLEAALKDHKVNWSTLGPANKRHYFGADKSSLPPIVSEFLQVMQSDATFLVMSSLTGLKLHPLAPTDSDETEPSSSTSSTSEASNPRCKSEVRRWQHGCYTLAHDTDPDMTDFALDTILYIGCEKDWDSDCGGYTSYIAKGEDEELLSVFPSGNSLALVYRDKNTVKFVKHLNHKITETSPACFYEINTVYYE
- the LOC106064408 gene encoding prolyl 3-hydroxylase OGFOD1-like isoform X1: MNKTHTQIGTGKGDEDSEPNSKIAKLDCSLSTLSSNLDCQIADEPCSKTKSNSLNNLLNTGFLNDGLMSKLHKDFVSGTDHVNDSFGITLSCVPYRHCLIPDFIIDKEYIQTLQSVLLDLPMKRKNNDLYTFLQSVELNDSPDPTIATFRSLCMSVKQFVSEVTGIVLNDKIDLFCSQYKYKDVLLCHDDELEARRVAFIYYLVPETWQKSDGGTLDLFSTDEFGQPGAIIKSIVPVRNNFLFFEVSEKSFHQVSEVLSKTTTRLSISGWFHGAPLPRPLPYVEVLEPALPFGNIDEEIFYSWFNPLYLDPEVQADIRNKFEEDSEIELQDFIQKGKYKSLEAALKDHKVNWSTLGPANKRHYFGADKSSLPPIVSEFLQVMQSDATFLVMSSLTGLKLHPLAPTDSDETEPSSSTSSSNTTSEASNPRCKSEVRRWQHGCYTLAHDTDPDMTDFALDTILYIGCEKDWDSDCGGYTSYIAKGEDEELLSVFPSGNSLALVYRDKNTVKFVKHLNHKITETSPACFYEINTVYYE